The Miltoncostaea oceani genome includes a region encoding these proteins:
- a CDS encoding UDP-glucuronic acid decarboxylase family protein: MPTSVVTGGAGFLGSHLCDRLLAAGHRVICVDNLDTGTLENIEHIRQPEFAFLQHDMIQHVTIDEPVDYVFHLASPASPIDYLRLPLHTLKVGSYGTHNALGLAKRHRARFLLASTSEVYGDPQQHPQSESYWGHVNPIGPRGVYDEAKRYAEALTMAYHRQQGVDTHIVRIFNTYGPRMRPHDGRAIPTFVRQALEDKPLTVFGQGQQTRSFCFVSDLIEGFIRLIDSEIHTPVNIGNPGEFTILELAEVILRLTGSRSSIVYEALPQDDPTVRRPDIGLARSLLGWEPTIGLEEGLRLTLEGMGVEVAVA; encoded by the coding sequence GTGCCGACCTCCGTTGTCACCGGCGGGGCGGGGTTCCTCGGATCCCACCTCTGCGACCGGCTCCTCGCCGCGGGTCACCGCGTCATCTGCGTCGACAACCTCGACACGGGGACGCTCGAGAACATCGAGCACATCCGGCAGCCGGAGTTCGCGTTCCTGCAGCACGACATGATCCAGCACGTCACCATCGACGAGCCGGTCGACTACGTGTTCCACCTCGCGTCGCCGGCGAGCCCGATCGACTACCTGCGGCTGCCGCTGCACACCCTGAAGGTGGGGTCGTACGGGACGCACAACGCCCTCGGCCTGGCGAAGCGCCACCGCGCGCGGTTCCTGCTCGCCTCGACGAGCGAGGTCTACGGCGACCCGCAGCAGCACCCGCAGAGTGAGAGCTACTGGGGCCACGTCAACCCGATCGGCCCGCGCGGCGTCTACGACGAGGCGAAGCGGTACGCCGAGGCCCTGACGATGGCGTACCACCGCCAGCAGGGCGTCGACACCCACATCGTGCGGATCTTCAACACCTACGGCCCCCGGATGCGGCCCCACGACGGCCGCGCCATCCCGACTTTCGTCCGGCAGGCCCTCGAGGACAAGCCGCTGACGGTGTTCGGCCAGGGCCAGCAGACGCGGTCGTTCTGCTTCGTCTCGGACCTGATCGAGGGCTTCATCCGCCTCATCGACTCCGAGATTCACACGCCGGTCAACATCGGCAACCCCGGCGAGTTCACCATCCTGGAGCTGGCCGAGGTGATCCTGCGGCTCACCGGGAGCCGCTCCTCGATCGTCTACGAGGCGCTGCCGCAGGACGACCCCACGGTCCGCCGCCCCGACATCGGCCTCGCCCGGAGCCTGCTCGGCTGGGAGCCCACGATCGGGCTGGAGGAGGGGCTGCGCCTCACCCTCGAGGGCATGGGCGTGGAGGTCGCGGTCGCCTGA
- a CDS encoding ABC transporter ATP-binding protein has translation MTKRYGGFTAVDGIDVTIGAGECFGFLGPNGAGKTTTMRMLSCLAPRDAGRLEVLGRDPDVDPRELKRSLGVVAQETTLDLELTVRENLLVYARYFDIPRAEAARRADELLGLMALADRAGDAVDRLSGGMRRRLQIARALINRPRVVLLDEPTTGLDPQARHAVWERLRLLRAGGATLVLTTHYMDEAAQLCDRLVIMDAGRIVRTGTPAELVAREAGREVLELRVAEADLPALLAVADGHTRGHEVDGALVLLFTDDAEALHGRIRAAGVPAALQAARPGGLEDVFLRLTGRRLRD, from the coding sequence CTGACCAAGCGCTACGGGGGCTTCACGGCGGTCGACGGGATCGACGTCACGATCGGCGCGGGGGAGTGCTTCGGCTTCCTCGGCCCGAACGGCGCCGGCAAGACGACGACGATGCGGATGCTGTCGTGCCTCGCGCCACGCGACGCGGGCCGGCTCGAGGTGCTGGGGCGCGACCCGGACGTGGACCCGCGGGAGCTGAAGCGGAGCCTCGGAGTGGTGGCGCAGGAGACGACGCTCGACCTGGAGCTCACCGTCCGCGAGAACCTCCTCGTCTACGCCCGGTACTTCGACATCCCGCGGGCGGAGGCCGCCCGCCGCGCCGACGAGCTGCTCGGGCTGATGGCCCTCGCCGACCGGGCCGGCGACGCCGTCGACCGCCTCTCGGGCGGGATGCGGCGGCGCCTCCAGATCGCCCGGGCCCTGATCAACCGCCCGCGGGTGGTGCTGCTCGACGAGCCGACGACCGGCCTCGACCCCCAGGCGCGCCACGCGGTCTGGGAGCGTCTGCGGCTGCTGCGGGCCGGGGGCGCGACGCTGGTGCTGACGACGCACTACATGGACGAGGCCGCCCAGCTCTGCGACCGGCTGGTGATCATGGACGCCGGCCGGATCGTGCGGACGGGGACGCCCGCCGAGCTGGTGGCGCGCGAGGCGGGCCGGGAGGTGCTGGAGCTGCGGGTCGCGGAGGCGGACCTGCCGGCCCTGCTCGCCGTCGCCGACGGGCACACCCGCGGGCACGAGGTGGACGGTGCCCTCGTGCTGCTGTTCACCGACGACGCGGAGGCCCTGCACGGGCGCATCCGCGCCGCGGGGGTCCCGGCGGCGTTGCAGGCCGCCCGGCCGGGTGGCCTGGAGGACGTGTTCCTGCGCCTCACGGGCCGGCGCCTGCGCGACTGA
- a CDS encoding bifunctional nuclease family protein, with amino-acid sequence MVIYGVSFDMVGKQPIVLLKTVSGNKFLPIWIGHAEAAAILMKLQGAETPRPMTHDLLTDVVSELSAEIAKITVTELRENTFYALITLRAAASEIEIDSRPSDALALAVRSNAPIFAADKVIEESGIEFEHEVEDTDEVVEKFKEFLDQVSPDDFMTEG; translated from the coding sequence ATGGTCATCTACGGGGTGAGCTTCGACATGGTCGGCAAGCAGCCGATCGTCCTCCTGAAGACCGTGTCGGGGAACAAGTTCCTGCCGATCTGGATCGGGCACGCCGAGGCGGCCGCGATCCTGATGAAGCTGCAGGGCGCCGAGACCCCGCGGCCCATGACCCACGACCTGCTCACCGACGTGGTCTCCGAGCTGAGCGCCGAGATCGCCAAGATCACGGTCACCGAGCTCCGCGAGAACACGTTCTACGCGCTCATCACCCTGCGCGCCGCCGCGTCGGAGATCGAGATCGACTCCCGCCCGAGCGACGCCCTCGCCCTCGCCGTACGCAGCAACGCCCCGATCTTCGCCGCGGACAAGGTCATCGAGGAGAGCGGCATCGAGTTCGAGCACGAGGTCGAGGACACCGACGAGGTCGTCGAGAAGTTCAAGGAGTTCCTCGACCAGGTGAGCCCCGACGACTTCATGACCGAGGGGTAG
- a CDS encoding response regulator has product MSSGLGSAPQTDARRISCLVADDHAIVREGLRRVLSQIDDMVVVGEASSGEAALELVARRRPEVVLMDARMPGMGGVAAAGRITTDHPEVRVVMFTAHSEQDLLWEALDAGAQGFVLKDSESAALVGAVRQVVAGEPYVDPRLAPDFLRQLARPRPGGILSAREREILQMLADGHSNREVSERLVVSVETVKTHVKHILAKLEAEHRTQAVAIGIRQALIR; this is encoded by the coding sequence GTGAGCTCGGGGCTCGGCAGCGCTCCCCAGACGGACGCACGGCGGATCAGCTGCCTGGTCGCCGACGACCACGCCATCGTGCGGGAGGGCCTGCGCCGGGTGCTGTCGCAGATCGACGACATGGTCGTCGTCGGCGAGGCGTCCTCGGGCGAGGCCGCGCTGGAGCTGGTCGCCCGCCGCCGCCCCGAGGTGGTGCTGATGGACGCCCGCATGCCGGGGATGGGCGGCGTCGCCGCCGCCGGGCGCATCACGACGGACCACCCGGAGGTGCGCGTCGTGATGTTCACGGCCCACTCCGAGCAGGACCTCCTGTGGGAGGCCCTGGACGCGGGGGCGCAGGGCTTCGTGCTGAAGGACTCCGAGAGCGCCGCCCTCGTCGGGGCCGTGCGCCAGGTGGTCGCCGGGGAGCCCTACGTGGACCCGCGGCTCGCCCCGGACTTCCTGCGCCAGCTCGCCCGGCCCCGGCCGGGGGGCATCCTGAGCGCCCGGGAGCGGGAGATCCTGCAGATGCTGGCCGACGGCCACTCGAACCGCGAGGTCTCCGAGCGTCTCGTGGTGAGCGTCGAGACGGTCAAGACCCACGTGAAGCACATCCTCGCCAAGCTCGAGGCCGAGCACCGCACCCAGGCGGTCGCCATCGGCATCCGCCAGGCGCTGATCCGCTAG
- a CDS encoding Sec-independent protein translocase subunit TatA/TatB, whose protein sequence is MLDISPIQILIVLVIALLVFGPKRLPEMGRSVGRGIREFKGAMLDDEPRSTPARPVAPTAETVTTPVVADDDAVLEGVVVPGDAPPRPADPA, encoded by the coding sequence ATGTTGGACATCTCACCGATCCAGATCCTGATCGTGCTGGTGATCGCCCTGCTCGTGTTCGGTCCGAAGCGCCTCCCGGAGATGGGTCGCTCCGTCGGCCGCGGCATCCGCGAGTTCAAGGGCGCGATGCTCGACGACGAGCCCCGCAGCACCCCCGCGCGTCCCGTCGCCCCGACGGCGGAGACGGTGACCACCCCCGTCGTCGCGGACGACGACGCCGTGCTCGAGGGCGTCGTGGTGCCGGGTGACGCCCCACCGAGGCCCGCCGACCCTGCCTGA
- the tatC gene encoding twin-arginine translocase subunit TatC, with protein sequence MGVLGDRRLRRASRDEQLSVVDHLDELRNRLIVAGLALVVAFAAAYAFHEQLIAFLEEPLPQRFEDTGLITLSPTEPFFTTLKVCFWAAILAAVPIWLYQVYAFVIPAVQDQSRRRMLAIVAGASSLFVAGVAFGYWVVLPVALDFLLNFGGDTFQTQVRAGEYFGFVTTLMFASGLMFEVPVAMVALARIGVASADLYIKQWRIALVVIAALAAVLPGGDPFSMLLLMAPQIVLYGLGILLAKRFGGPPLWARDAWADEDDDEVPGTA encoded by the coding sequence ATGGGGGTCCTGGGCGATCGGCGCCTGCGCCGGGCGTCGCGCGACGAGCAGCTCAGCGTCGTCGACCACCTCGACGAGCTCCGCAACCGCCTCATCGTCGCCGGGCTCGCGCTGGTCGTGGCGTTCGCCGCCGCGTACGCGTTCCACGAGCAGCTGATCGCGTTCCTCGAGGAGCCGCTGCCGCAGCGGTTCGAGGACACGGGCCTCATCACCCTCTCGCCGACCGAGCCCTTCTTCACCACCCTGAAGGTCTGCTTCTGGGCGGCGATCCTCGCCGCGGTGCCGATCTGGCTCTACCAGGTCTACGCCTTCGTGATCCCGGCGGTGCAGGACCAGTCGCGACGCCGGATGCTCGCGATCGTCGCGGGCGCGTCGTCGCTGTTCGTCGCGGGGGTGGCGTTCGGCTACTGGGTCGTCCTGCCGGTCGCCCTCGACTTCCTCCTGAACTTCGGCGGCGACACGTTCCAGACCCAGGTCCGCGCCGGGGAGTACTTCGGGTTCGTCACGACGCTGATGTTCGCGTCGGGGCTGATGTTCGAGGTCCCCGTCGCGATGGTCGCCCTCGCGCGGATCGGGGTGGCGTCGGCCGACCTCTACATCAAGCAGTGGCGGATCGCGCTCGTGGTGATCGCCGCCCTCGCGGCGGTGCTGCCCGGCGGCGACCCGTTCAGCATGCTGCTGCTCATGGCCCCCCAGATCGTCCTGTACGGCCTCGGGATCCTCCTCGCGAAGCGCTTCGGGGGCCCACCCCTGTGGGCGCGCGACGCGTGGGCCGACGAGGACGACGACGAGGTGCCCGGCACCGCCTGA
- a CDS encoding chorismate mutase, whose amino-acid sequence MADPAADAVVRQMRDAIMDTDLKLLQAVNTRLELVARLRAYKRSQGMDFVDQAREDWMHRYLAASNRGPLSEEGLHEIYGRLLDLTKAETAEDDPAG is encoded by the coding sequence ATGGCCGACCCCGCCGCCGACGCCGTCGTCCGCCAGATGCGCGACGCCATCATGGACACCGACCTCAAGCTGCTGCAGGCGGTCAACACCCGCCTCGAGCTCGTCGCCCGGCTGCGCGCGTACAAGCGCTCCCAGGGGATGGACTTCGTGGACCAGGCGCGCGAGGACTGGATGCACCGCTACCTGGCGGCGTCGAACCGCGGGCCCCTGAGCGAGGAGGGCCTCCACGAGATCTACGGGCGCCTCCTCGACCTCACCAAGGCGGAGACCGCCGAGGACGACCCCGCCGGCTGA